Proteins from a single region of Manis javanica isolate MJ-LG chromosome 5, MJ_LKY, whole genome shotgun sequence:
- the NWD2 gene encoding NACHT and WD repeat domain-containing protein 2, with amino-acid sequence MWPAGAGTKLPCPRDSALRRAAFSGNLTALPSHLVPAGRSVRVFISANPEDTGAERQALKENVYPKLREFCRENYGLEFQVIDLYWGVDEDEWDNPELQKTRMKLLEDCLKTSAGPCFVGLLGEKYGNIRIPGEVEASEFEMILDAAIEAKLETRFLEEWYCRDENAVPAAYYLRPKSEMLKSNKNAMQASANAENEKTWPEISDEIKKIFKTAVKLLHEKGKMKHSQAKRYLFSAIEDEFDFALGKQTPAFLKKCVCYIRKIANIERFVKIPEMGKYMDITGTEPRVIRDPEAQEKLIKLRDEFIPTIVASSNLRVYTSVTHCDMKLGYSQEIENHYIEGLGKQFYEDMIDIIQATVQQNFDTETDTLYDEILQHSSLCKTYASFYEYKCDCLNIVHKYILPSKTGPINPLIIYGGPCTGKTLLLAEIAKKAYGWLHEDTGPESDPVVVVRFLGTTDMSTDLKTLLLSVCEQLAVNYRCLVQSYPKKIHDLCDLFINLLNESSLQRPLVIIFDALEQLSENDEARKLWWLPAHLPRFVRIVLSTLPNKHGILQKLRCLIHEEDNYIELISQDRKMCSQVLKHQLLRVKRKVTSGQQIYVNNAFSKCTLPMFVNLTFREVRHWRSHKDVDESSLSVTVHDSIEQLFWSLEKKCGQKLVSRALGYITMAKMGLSEMELEDVLALDNSVMNELNENSRPSNPLRVPYFYIARLKEGLNGYLIERHVKNVTLLIWANRHLQLIAQKLYLQENSGLCEMHTILADYFLGVWSGGRRKAFCLEDPYLNGCLDLESRSLLEEEKHFMEQASFDRQAPDQPWVFQCNPLEPEIFFVNHRKMSELLYHLTKCGKTDDLLYGIIMNFSWLYTMIKIGQFDKVLSDIELAYNYSQEKELKFLASTLRSIKNKVVAFPGSLSAELQQRLLPVVSSLPKLRHLLLECDKDGPKYCSIVPLHSSMDVTYSPERLPLSSSHLHVTEILPTCNPSTVLTALENGSISTWDVETRQLLRQITTAQSVILGMKLTSDEKYLVVATTNNTLLIYDNVNSCLLSEVEIKGTKHGSSSTYINGFTLSVNHALAWLEASKDVTVIDLLYGWPLYQFHCWYEVTCVQCSLDGVYAFCGQYLNTTTIFHLGSGEKLCTVTSEFSGGFVKFLLVLDTAQEMVMVDSEGSLSVWNTEDISNPQLTDDFDCRREDSEVVSIELSEDQSAILICKALSIELLDTGMWKVAEKFRAKHNERFISAVLSKNGDCIIATMENTSAVFFWRRDTGQCMASLQEISGTIVKLVKSSHHNMLLSLSTSGVLSIWDIDIITAMSNIDKTGKPIQSLVLPARGEIIYSLDGSDCVHKWNFSSGFLEAVFKHEGIVEHCVLTSSGDIMVTSDDKSSQYVWYTSSGENLFRINGQRISQLLITHNDQFVVSLCEENASRVWRLATGHRVCNILTTLQNAFITSANTFVVGMTKSKVLAVSLWTGSITKKFCCEDGITIVNFKLIPDCPDIIVFITSAETVNVWSLTDEVICRRVQLPNNFLKNLEDFEISPNGKLGIISRGDENINVLDLHSGKLRVVHASGVIWRQRLSRDGRYLVYICFRNGEEEDENGAISSLIVMRLADGKNIGACSLYKTPTFLALSQRHLNIIVGFDDGSIGIYTVVDRVDAALKIKIATSNSRQIFNNATQISRPKCNSYGFKVSVDCLWRESTEVFARDSPITVSDSTEPNEATPSKKHNSCYDRVCSALESRSHSYTPDN; translated from the exons GGACTATTAGGTGAAAAATATGGGAACATCCGAATCCCTGGAGAAGTGGAAGCCTCAGAGTTTGAAATGATTTTGGATGCTGCTATAGAGGCAAAGCTAGAGACCAGGTTCCTGGAGGAGTGGTACTGTCGGGATGAGAACGCGGTGCCAGCAGCTTATTACCTCAGACCTAAATCAGAAATGctgaaaagcaataaaaatgca ATGCAGGCTTCTGCCAACGCTGAGAATGAGAAGACCTGGCCAGAGATATCAGATGAGATTAAGAAGATATTTAAGACTGCTGTAAAACTGTTACATGAAAAGGGGAAAATGAAACACAGCCAAGCTAAGAGATACCTGTTCTCAG CTATTGAGGATGAGTTTGACTTCGCTCTAGGAAAGCAAACTCCAGCCTTCCTGAAGAAGTGTGTTTGCTACATTAGGAAAATCGCTAATATTGAACGTTTTGTGAAAATCCCAGAGATGGGAAAATATATGGATATAACTGGAACAGAACCAAGGGTTATTCGGGACCCAGAAGCCCAAGAGAAGCTAAtaaaactcagggatgaatttattCCTACTATTGTTGCATCATCTAATCTGAGAGTGTACACATCTGTTACTCACTGTGACATGAAACTAGGCTACtcccaagaaatagaaaatcactaCATAGAAGGACTTGGCAAACAATTTTATGAGGACATGATTGATATAATTCAGGCAACAGTACAACAGAATTTTGACACTGAAACCGACACACTGTACGACGAAATCCTTCAGCATTCTTCATTATGTAAAACATATGCCTCCTTCTACGAGTACAAATGCGACTGTCTAAACATAGTGCATAAATACATCCTTCCAAGCAAAACTGGGCCTATCAACCCTCTTATTATATATGGTGGACCCTGCACTGGCAAGACCCTTCTGCTAGCTGAAATAGCAAAAAAG GCTTATGGCTGGCTACATGAAGACACAGGACCAGAATCTGACCCAGTAGTAGTTGTGAGATTTCTAGGAACCACAGACATGAGCACTGACCTTAAGACCCTCCTTCTAAGTGTTTGTGAACAACTGGCAGTTAACTACCGGTGTCTGGTTCAAAGCTACCCTAAGAAGATCCATGACCTCTGTGACTTATTTATAAACCTTTTGAATGAGTCTTCATTGCAGAGACCTCTAGTGATAATATTTGATGCCCTAGAGCAGCTCTCAGAGAATGACGAGGCCAGGAAGCTTTGGTGGCTCCCGGCTCACCTTCCGCGCTTCGTACGGATAGTCCTCTCCACACTGCCCAACAAACATGGGATCCTGCAGAAACTCAGGTGCCTTATCCATGAAGAAGACAACTACATTGAGCTGATTTCCCAGGACAGGAAGATGTGCAGCCAGGTCCTCAAACACCAGCTGCTGCGGGTCAAAAGGAAGGTCACATCGGGCCAGCAGATTTATGTGAACAACGCGTTCTCCAAGTGCACACTGCCCATGTTTGTGAACCTGACCTTCAGGGAGGTGAGACACTGGAGATCTCACAAGGATGTTGATGAATCTTCCCTCTCTGTCACTGTTCATGACAGCATTGAGCAGCTGTTCTGGTCCCTGGAGAAGAAATGTGGTCAGAAACTGGTCTCCAGGGCTCTTGGTTATATCACCATGGCCAAAATGGGTTTGAGTGAAATGGAATTGGAAGACGTGTTGGCCTTGGACAACAGTGTTATGAATGAGCTCAACGAGAACTCCAGGCCCAGCAATCCCCTGAGAGTACCTTACTTTTACATTGCGAGGCTCAAGGAGGGTCTCAATGGATACTTAATAGAAAGACACGTGAAGAATGTCACACTTCTCATCTGGGCCAATAGACACCTGCAGCTTATAGCTCAGAAGCTGTATCTGCAGGAAAACAGTGGCCTGTGTGAAATGCACACCATCCTAGCAGATTATTTTCTGGGGGTCTGGTCAGGGGGCAGGAGGAAAGCTTTCTGCCTTGAAGACCCTTACTTGAATGGCTGCCTTGACTTGGAGAGCAGAAGCCTGCTTGAGGAAGAAAAGCACTTCATGGAACAAGCTTCCTTTGATAGGCAGGCCCCAGACCAGCCCTGGGTTTTCCAGTGTAATCCCCTGGAGCCTGAGATCTTTTTTGTCAATCATCGGAAAATGTCTGAGCTCTTGTACCACCTCACAAAGTGTGGAAAAACCGATGACCTGCTTTATGGCATCATCATGAACTTCAGCTGGCTTTACACCATGATCAAAATTGGCCAGTTCGACAAAGTGCTTTCAGACATTGAGCTGGCTTACAACTACTCACAAGAGAAGGAGCTGAAGTTTCTGGCGAGCACCCTTCGCAGCATTAAAAATAAGGTTGTTGCATTTCCGGGCTCCCTTTCAGCAGAGCTTCAGCAAAGACTGCTGCCTGTTGTAAGTTCCCTGCCTAAACTTCGACACCTTCTTTTAGAATGTGACAAAGACGGGCCCAAATATTGCTCCATTGTGCCATTACATTCATCCATGGATGTGACATACAGCCCAGAGCGTCTTCCCTTGTCATCTAGTCACCTGCATGTCACCGAGATTCTGCCTACTTGTAATCCCAGTACTGTCCTCACAGCTTTAGAAAATGGTTCCATCAGCACATGGGATGTGGAAACTCGCCAACTACTCAGGCAAATCACGACAGCCCAGTCTGTCATCCTGGGCATGAAACTCACCAGTGATGAAAAGTATCTTGTGGTGGCTACAACAAATAACACTTTGCTCATTTATGACAATGTAAATTCTTGTCTCCTGTCTGAAGTGGAAATCAAAGGGACCAAGCATGGAAGTAGCTCCACTTATATCAACGGATTTACACTGTCTGTCAACCATGCCCTTGCATGGCTCGAAGCCAGCAAAGATGTCACTGTCATTGATCTGCTCTATGGATGGCCCCTTTACCAGTTCCACTGCTGGTATGAAGTGACCTGTGTTCAGTGCTCTCTGGACGGTGTATATGCTTTCTGTGGACAGTACCTGAACACCACCACCATATTCCATTTAGGGAGTGGAGAAAAGCTTTGTACAGTGACATCTGAATTTTCAGGTGGGTTTGTGAAGTTTCTTCTTGTTTTGGACACAGCTCAAGAAATGGTAATGGTGGACAGTGAGGGAAGCCTTTCTGTTTGGAACACTGAAGACATTTCCAACCCCCAGCTGACTGATGACTTTGACTGCCGAAGGGAAGACAGTGAGGTGGTCAGCATTGAGCTCTCAGAGGACCAAAGTGcaatcctcatctgtaaagcactCAGCATTGAGCTTTTAGATACTGGCATGTGGAAGGTGGCTGAAAAGTTCAGAGCTAAGCACAATGAACGCTTTATATCTGCTGTGCTGTCCAAAAATGGAGACTGCATCATTGCAACCATGGAAAATACCTCAGCCGTGTTTTTTTGGAGGAGGGACACAGGACAATGTATGGCAAGCTTACAGGAAATCTCAGGTACCATAGTCAAGCTGGTAAAATCTAGTCACCACAATATGCTGTTATCTTTGTCGACTAGTGGTGTTCTTTCCATATGGGACATAGATATAATCACAGCGATGTCCAACATAGATAAGACTGGAAAACCCATCCAAAGTCTGGTGTTACCTGCTAGAGGGGAAATCATTTATTCCCTCGATGGCTCTGACTGTGTTCATAAGTGGAACTTCAGCAGTGGATTCCTGGAAGCGGTGTTTAAGCATGAAGGAATAGTTGAACACTGTGTATTGACATCATCTGGGGACATAATGGTGACATCGGATGATAAAAGCAGCCAGTATGTCTGGTATACCAGCAGTGGTGAAAACCTCTTCCGAATTAATGGGCAGAGAATATCTCAGCTGCTCATTACACACAATGACCAGTTTGTGGTCTCTCTCTGTGAGGAAAATGCCTCCAGGGTCTGGAGACTGGCTACAGGCCACAGGGTCTGCAACATTCTGACCACTTTGCAGAACGCCTTTATAACCTCCGCCAACACCTTCGTAGTGGGAATGACCAAAAGCAAAGTGCTGGCAGTCAGTCTTTGGACAGGAAGCATCACCAAGAAATTTTGTTGTGAAGATGGCATCACCATTGTGAATTTTAAATTGATCCCCGACTGTCCTGACATCATTGTGTTCATCACATCAGCTGAGACGGTGAATGTCTGGAGTCTGACAGATGAAGTGATCTGTCGCCGAGTGCAACTTCCAAACAATTTCTTGAAGAATCTAGAGGATTTTGAAATTTCTCCCAATGGAAAGCTAGGCATTATATCCAGGGGAGATGAAAATATAAACGTGCTGGATTTACACAGTGGTAAACTGAGGGTGGTTCATGCCTCTGGGGTCATCTGGCGGCAGAGGTTGTCTCGCGATGGTCGCTACCTAGTATACATTTGTTTCAGAAATGGGGAAGAAGAGGATGAAAATGGTGCGATATCCAGTTTAATTGTAATGAGACTGGCCGACGGCAAAAACATCGGTGCTTGTTCACTTTACAAAACACCAACTTTTCTTGCCCTCTCACAGAGGCACCTGAACATCATTGTGGGTTTTGACGATGGGAGTATAGGGATTTACACAGTGGTGGACCGTGTAGATGCTGCACTGAAAATCAAAATCGCCACTTCAAATAGCAGGCAAATTTTCAACAATGCAACGCAGATATCCAGGCCAAAATGTAATAGTTATGGTTTTAAAGTGTCTGTTGATTGCTTATGGAGAGAGTCTACTGAAGTCTTTGCAAGAGATAGTCCCATCACAGTGAGTGACTCCACTGAGCCCAATGAGGCAACGCCCTCCAAGAAACACAATTCTTGCTATGACCGGGTGTGCTCTGCCCTGGAATCCAGGAGCCACAGCTACACCCCTGATAACTGA